Below is a window of Quercus robur chromosome 6, dhQueRobu3.1, whole genome shotgun sequence DNA.
attaaaaatccagctatagcgaaagtaatcatcaacaaagacaacaaaatatcgagacccaccaatactagaaACAGAGGAagggccccaaacatcagaatgaataaggtcaaagatatcagtggatattgattcactaatattgaaaggcaaagctggttgtgttcctaattggcacgaaacacaatcaaaattttttgtagacactgaacctaacaaacctctagaagctaatTGATATACCCGAGAGGAAGATGCATGACTAAGTCGAgtatgccaaagtgcaagggaaggaattgaagaagctgtagcagctgcagcaacagaaataggagcaacaagtggaagacgaaggttgtccacgggaaacatacacCTAACTCTGGGACCAGTCCCAAGCTCCCGTCCCATCCTCGGATcatgcacaatacacccagaataatcaaagataatgtgataacccaactcagctaattgtccaagagaaaataaattataagaaaggtcaggaacattaaagactccaggaaccgagagattggaggtcgCAACAGAtcctatattatgaccagacattgtggaaccatttgctgtgcaAATATTAAGAGGATGCGGTGCAGGTTTAaggtcagaaaataaggacgagtgaggtgtcatgtgattgcaacaagcagaatccataagccaagaggtaggagacataccagataaagctgagagaaaagaggaataagatgcattaccaaccatacgaatgacattggcgatgatatttATAAGGTCATCTCTAGAAATAgtgaaagtggatccagaagactgagactttgcagagacgggagccataggttggacactctcagtgttagcaacagtagccGCAGAAATGgaaacagctgatttgttgcaTTGATAGCAAGTCTTaatattatggccaaaacgtttgcaaaaactgcaaaaacgtttgttggattgtcggcgacgattgttgcaaaaggaagaagacttgtccttattcttcattttgaagcaaaatacgcaaaaatggactgcaaaaatgaaatctacgcgaaaaactgggtaaggagcacTTGTACTGCAAAAAAGTCAACTCTGCGGAAAAGTCAACGGTtaacggtcaaagtcaacggtcaaaggtCAACTCCAGTGATGACGTCAGCAAGATGACGTTATCGGATGACGTCAGCTAGGGCTGACGTAGATGATGACGTGGCAGAGATGACGTCAGCAGGTGACCCAACGGCGCGTGGGGCGCGTGAGCGCGTGGTTCAATCTTCACCGAAACTTCTGTCGGCGCGTGAGGGTGCGTGGAAAGCCTGATGATGCCGATTCTTCACTGGTGATGTAAATCGGAGCAAGACGATTCCGATGATTGCAACGGTGAGATGATCGGAGCAACACAGATGGCGCGTGGAAAAACGACCGAATCTTTGACCGGCGCGTGAGAggtcagatgatgatgattccGGCGGCTATGTGTAGATCGGTTGAAAATCTACACGTTGATATTTCTTATGTCTTAATCGGAGGTCTGATGTGGAAGACCTGACGGAGGCAGTGATCTTGGTGGCGGTGATCGAGCTTTTGACGGTGAAGATTCAACCTTGGCACCTCTGAGGGCACATAAAAGGTTTACTGACCAAAGAAGTCGAGGCAGCGGAAAATACCAACAAAGACAGGACTGCAAGACACAAGAAGGTTAGAGCCAatgactctgataccatgttaaaaatagtgaatgattgtattgtatttcatcaATTAAAGAATATACATCGGTGCCTTAATATAGGAGACatatgtgtgcggtacaagtaaagtgtagtacaagtataagtgtgctatacaagtaacctagcTGGGCCTAAAgtccataacataatatacgttaacacttttgaattaatttttttcttttttattgtttgtttgaagatctttttcaagtttaaaatattttcaaaatcaatcTTAGTAATTTAAGTTTCCGTTATTTTACAACATGAATAATTCCGAATAACAACTGTGAAAGATCTTAGCATTCTACAAGTCATCCTCTTGCGAAGCATTATTCTCATCAAAAACCCAATTAATCTgattacaataaatttttagcagaaaaaataatttccaactGTAGGTCTAAATTGAAATATTGTGAACACATCGATTGTCTTTACAATGTataagggtgagtttggttcagctttttgaaaaagtgcataatgaaaaagtagagttttgtaaaagtgcataatgaaaaagttgagtgtttggttagcacttataaaagtggctttttgaggggtaaatgaccaaaaaggacaatgtatatataagggaatttatttcatacttttttattttatttttttttatgtgagtttgtttcatacttaaatcaattacttcatcatacttaaatcaattcttctctttctaaaaaaattatttttttcttaccaatattagctaataataacctaccacttaagatttattgtgaaagtattgtaaaaatattgtgataaaaattgatagtaattttaattttaacatactattaaaatattttttttctctttctaaaaaaattatttttttctcaccaatattagctaataatagcctaccttaaaatttattgtgaaaatattataatataatttcttttttctcccttttttttctctccacacaCGTGGctctacttccttttttttttttcttttttttttttctcctctttttttctcatccacccaCGTAACtacactcttttctttttctttttccttctttcctctacCATCTTCAGTCCAGAACATTCCCagctctctttccttttttttttttttttgcctcttaGCACTTCGGTCCTAAACACagctctgcttcttcttctttttttttttttttttttcctcttagcactTCAAATCGGAACACATCGGAACCATCGGAACCCAGAACTCAtccttaattctttttttttttcacactccagagaagaagatgatgatgatgatgatgatgaagatgaagatgaagatgattgaaacataaggattttgggattttggttttttttttttctatggattttaggttgattttgagttgggtttgggatgggttttccggatttgagttgattttaagttgtttttgtgttgattttgagttatttttggtttggttttgttgattcTGTGTTCGGAATATCaaaggttgaaatgggttttgttgattgagGGGCGTGAGAGAAATAGCTGGGTATTTCGGTCTTTTTGGTTATTGCAACAGTAATATACAAAACGCGCACAGCGCGTTTTGATTTATGGACCCCTGAGGGTCCATATTTCTTCCGCGTTTTGCCTTCAGTTTTTATAAAagttcaaaacgcaacttttataaaaaagttgcgtttttGAGCTTACCAAACGCAAAAATTGATTCAGCTTTTTTGAAAACGCCCTTTTTAGGCTCAAAAAGTGGAACCAAACGGGCACTAAGTCTGGTGCCACTCCTTTACAATACTCTATCATTGTCTGTAAGAGCATTCGACCGTATCATCATCACTTTCACTTTATGACACAGCAATAAACCTCCACACagatttgaaatttgttgtCAAATTCATTGACTAGTGACTACTTTGTCATTGGTCCTTTTTAGAACATGGCCGTAACTAGTCGTCGTTCTACGCGTTCCAAACGCAtaataagttaaataaaaaaaatatatattttgatgggaaattaaaaaaaaattataataataaaaatagaaataatatgtctataatattttcacaatatttttaaaacaaatcataaatggCAGATTATTACTCATTCTTATTGcggggtaaaaaagtaatcttagtgttaaatttaaatttaaaccaataacaattaactacctataatttgttgtgaaaattttcacaactgtttttttaaatttaaaattattacattaatttaatccaatttcttcttctctcaaaaaaaaaaaaaaaaaaaatcgaatttCTGATAACGACACCTAAACAAAACAATGTCAGACTTCCAACATCCAGAGTAGTATTAATGGTAGTTTCAAATGACCAGGAACAAGACCCAGCCAGTTCAGTTACACCAATTAAACTCTTTAACTAATAAGTAGTGCAATCAAATTTCGGatcatcttcttccttctcctctccaatctccaaaaaaatttctgtaACAAACGCAATTACTCAGAAAGCAACATAGTtttgctcaaaaaaagaaaaagaaaaagaaagcaacaaAGTAATATTACCGTTATgtctaactttattttttggtcaGGTTTTCGCTCGCACCTAGGCCACCTGCAGCTAAAGTTTGAAATGTGTGTAAAATGGTTTAATATGTGAAAATATGAGTTTGAAATTACTTACCAAATAAACCCTTTATTTTTTGGTCAGGTTTTTGCTTGCACCTAGGCCTTACGTACAGCTAAAGTTTGAAATTACtctaaaaagagaaagggaCTGTATTTATTTGAATTCCGCCTTTGTGCCTATACAAGGCGAGGCATATTTGAGAGAGATTAGTTACAATATTGCAAGTAGAAGTCGAAAATGGAGATCCGATTAGCGAAGCCTTTTGATCGGAAACAGAAACACTCCTATGAGAGGACGCTTCAGAATTGGTTGAAGCTGAGGGAATTGGAGGAAGCTGAGCGTTTCGAATCCCAGCCTATCCGCTCTTCCAACCAGGTCTCGCCCCTCTCTCCCTtgaactatttattttatttatgattcGGTTTATTTCATTCAACCAAATACAGAAACAAATGCTACAAGGAACAGTGCCCACATCACGTTACAAGCTTACAGAAATAGAAATATGTCACAAATTACCAAAGGAATTCGATTTAGTGTTGAAAACGAAAgaaattctttccttttctcttcttcttgaaataaaaaCCTCCATAGTTATCTCATGTCCTTTATAGTTTATACCTAGGTTGATTATTTGGAGAGTTGAAGATTATATGATCAAAGGACATAGATCTGACGAGTCCCCACACGTAACTGCTCTCgtttttgaaattgaaacttaaCCTGTTCTTTCCAATTTTATACTTTCTTTATCTGCTTTTTCTTCCGCGTTTACAAACCAAACACCTTGAattgaactcttttttttttttcttttttttttttacacccaAGAGAAACAGTTTGACCCTCATTCTGGTTTAACTAATCTCCGTTCGAGATTTGCAAACTTCATTTCTAGACTATCAAAACTGAATTATGccaatcttctttttttagctAAAGTGACACTCCCTCCCTCTTTCTTTCGTATCGGCCAAATCTCGTTAGATCCAGCTAGATTTCGGCCAAAATCCGGCGAAATCGGAAAACCCGAAACCAACCGAGGAAAACTCAAAATCCGATACAACCGGACCCGGTTGATCTGAAACTGTATTCAGGTCGGTTGCGGGTTGAAATCTTCCCCACTCGAGAAGGTCGGGTCAAGTCCGGGTTGggtacaaacccgacccgtggacacccctaaaAGTCATGTAGCTCAACATGCATTTTTAGTTTCCAATGGAGAAGTCTTGGGTTTAACTCTCCTACTCTCAATTATCGAACtatcaaaaacaaatagaaTCTTATAATCCTCAAAACCCCCTTGTTGGTCCTACGTAAGGTCCCGATTTTAATAATCATGATTATAGCAACTCTGCTTTTCTTGGTGGCTCGGCTCACGTTTGTAGCAAGTCATTCTTGGAATAAATTTTAAGCTATGAAGCACCAATGCAGTTGGAAGGGTGCCGCATCGGAGTCCGACGTGGCCCGACGCGACTGCCCGTGCGTCGGTGTTGCGtctgagcttttttttttttttttttaaatatatttttttctctgatTCGTGCCGACTCAGCTCAATTCATGCCGACTCGGCTTCGATTCTTGCCGATTCATGCTGAACCAGGCTAATTCGGCCAAAATTGAGTCGTATCAGCCGAATCAGGTCATTTCGCCCGGCCGTCGAGGCTGACCGAAAAAGGCCGAAATCAGCCTTGAATCATGCTGGAACCAAGGACggccctaggcctaggccatTTAGGCCATGGCCTAAGGCCCCCTGACAtaaaaaggcccccaaatatggggggtaattttttttttcttaattaaataaaaagtgtGAGTTAAGTATATATTTTATCCTAATATTAAGAAGGTCTAAAACATTAGAGTTATACTAGtatattacaagttttatttcatAGGTCCTACAAATCGATATGTCATCAATGAAGTAATTCAATActcatttattcttttgttgAAGTGCTACCTCATTGCTacatcagtttgtaaattttttttagtaaaatttgtaataagtttagcattttcttcacaaaaataaaataataataataaaaatacagcACAGTCACCATTAAGtgtatgaaaaatgctaaagctaatacaaattttaggaaaaaaaaattacaaactgatgtgacacttaaataatataataaaataaatgtttgaataacttttcttttattggtaaTATGCCAATTTGTAAAATCTATATAGTAATTATCATTAGCTCATTTGGGGTAAATTAGTCATATTAATAAGTAAGAATTAAGAATGgaattgaaattaaataaaaataaataaatattatttaaatgatatttaGATATAAAAAGGCCCAATAAAATTCTCGTCAATCTTGAGGCGAACCTGTGGGAAACACGTGAAGGGAATGTGGGAGAGGTTCTTTGTGTAGTTCTGTGGGACACGTGAAGGATTGCGGGTGAGAATGGGAAACAGTATTAACTATTAAAGGTGGAGAATGCCAAAGCTTGATGAGTTGGTGTCTTGTGTGTAAATTGCAGTAATGGAAAACTGTAAGGCACGTCATGGGCCTTTGGTAGGGCCGTATGGTCTTATACGAGATAAATATATGGTTGAGCCTTTGGATATACGAAACCCATAAAGATGTCCAACTGTCCATCCAATATATTAATGTCACAGAATATTATTAGTCAAACCACGTTTCGaaaccatatatataatatatgatgatTTAGAGATTTccgattttgtttttttgctgaatttcatTGATCTGTGATTGAATCAgcgttttttaattattttattgtgttttcttttttgttttgtgaaccAAGGCcatagtaatgtgttttttaagaatattttaatagtaaaaatatatagaaaatataaataaaaatatttttaataattttttaattgccgCACTCCGCCGCACCGACaccctattttttcaaaaattgttgagTCCCGCACTCGCACCCGAATCctgaaacgcacccgtgcttcttAGATTTTAAGTTTATCGATGTACCTtagaaaaaatttctagagcTACAATTATTCAATAGTGAACATTGTTGTCCAAGACTACATGTGATATACAACCATATGCTGTGGGTTTAAATCATGAATCAAGCGAAATTGATAATTATATGATTTGCTCCCATTCTTTGGCTCTTGTCATTGGCTTGTTTATCATTTCATGCTTGATCTCAAAGTTTTGAACCATTTTTAATTATGTCCGGTGCTTAATAATTCCATCGTCCAAGATTGACATAAACATCAACACTACCAATATTCCATATTTGATCCAATCAGTTATATATTGAGATGGGATTTTCAGTCACGGCTTAATCAATCAAAACCTCTTTGTTTTTGATTGGCCTAGAATCACAGTTCACAAATATTATGTCGTAATCAAGTGGGAAAAGACCATGTTAAATAAGCACATTAGCCATTAATCTAGCTTTGGAATTTGAAGAAGCTAATTGGTATCTTGACTCAGCTTTTCCATGAAAGAGTAATTGGTGGAAGTGGTAGCATGAGCTTGATCTTAGAAAGAGAATCTCATGTGAATTTAAATTTCTCAAAGCAGAATGAGCACTTTGGTATTAGAGTAGAACATGAATTGGattctcaaaagaaagaaaagaacatgAATTGTGTCATTAAGTTATTAGTATTTTAGACCTCATTACTAATCATGAACGCAACAGGTAGGAGTTGGTTACTTGTTAATCTAAAATCCCTGAagtattttgaatattttcaaaagataattgtgtttcatttttaaattcaCATACTTTATGCCTCCCCCTTGGGTTGTATTTTACGTTTCATAGTCCAGTTACTCTTTGGATACAAAATGGAAATCCAGATACCTGAATTCCTTTTGTGCAGATGGAATACCAAAACCAAACTGTACAGAGGTTATGATAGTAACTCGATTAAAACTTGGGAGACTAACTACTATTCTATTTGAGTATTGTAGGAGACGGTCACGATTATAATTGATACTGGAGGTAAGTTTCTTTAAAGTTAATGTAAATTTAGATTATATTAAAAGGTTCTCCATTCTGACTATGATGTCTGCAGGCTGGCCACAAAGTGACTACGTTGTACCTAAGGAAGAAGTTGCaggttttgggatttttgatgaAGAATTGGGATCTATTGTTGAAAATCCTGCCACTTCAACCATCAATGGGCTTACTACTGATAGTGATGGTGAAGAATTGGGATCTATTGTTGAAAATTTCTCCATCGATGGGCTAACTACTGACAGTGATGGTGAAGAATTTGCATCTATTGTTGAAAATCCCTCCATCGATGGGCTTTCTAGTGACACTGATGGTGAAGAATTTGGATCTATTGTTGAAAATCCCTCCATCGATGGGCATACTACTGATAGTGATGGTGAAGAATTGGGATCTATTGATAGTGATTTGCTGGATCGCAGACAAGAGAATTTTTGTATTTACTTTCGAGACGCACTTACTGCGGTCCTTTTAGCATGTGCTTTAAAGGGTTCTTTTACTCGTGCAAACAATCTACTCTCTTCCTTAAAGAGTCTGTCGGCTGAGGGTGCATGTATCCCTGACCCTACATGGGAGTGGACCCCACACGCATGCGATCAACCTTCATGTGAAATGAATAAAACATACATCGGATACAtggtatatttttttatggttaaatGGGCCCTTTTGGGTGAAAATTGATGAGGCCATGTGTTTTCTCTCCTCTcaccaaaattgtatttttctaaattggagagaaaatttaaaagagaaaaatagttGTAATCAATGACTAAATTacccattttctttttatgtgttCGACACGAACTTGCtatttgcctcttttttttttcctccttttttgttgagaaaatcaTGCTTTCTTGGTGTTGATACTTGTAGGGGCAAGGGCCCAAgatcatacaatgggccttgggccccgtATGGGAAATTcgaccacgtccgaggagaagaTGTGGGTGCCAAAAGGGCTCCCGGCCCAGTTCTTGTGGGCCTGAAGATGTTTAAAAGGTGGTATGAGAAGAAAAGTTTCCTCGGGCGTAACAAATATGGCTCAGGCATGCACTCTGCCTGCTAGAAGGACCTCCCCAACGGG
It encodes the following:
- the LOC126732920 gene encoding uncharacterized protein LOC126732920; protein product: MEIRLAKPFDRKQKHSYERTLQNWLKLRELEEAERFESQPIRSSNQETVTIIIDTGGWPQSDYVVPKEEVAGFGIFDEELGSIVENPATSTINGLTTDSDGEELGSIVENFSIDGLTTDSDGEEFASIVENPSIDGLSSDTDGEEFGSIVENPSIDGHTTDSDGEELGSIDSDLLDRRQENFCIYFRDALTAVLLACALKGSFTRANNLLSSLKSLSAEGACIPDPTWEWTPHACDQPSCEMNKTYIGYMVYFFMVKWALLGEN